The following are encoded in a window of Penaeus monodon isolate SGIC_2016 chromosome 9, NSTDA_Pmon_1, whole genome shotgun sequence genomic DNA:
- the LOC119577136 gene encoding histone deacetylase complex subunit SAP18-like, whose product MASTVESKVEERKDTNEKPIDREKTCPLLLRVFCSNGRHNSLAEYRRGNTPPNELQIYTWMDATLREIGSLILEVNPDTRRRGTVFEFCLVCLESTKNMGRLKTLGSITIGQKGFDDNKTLAQLG is encoded by the exons ATGGCGTCCACGGTGGAAAGTAAAGTCGAGGAGCGGAAAGATACAAACGAAAAACCCATCGATAGAGAGAAG ACGTGTCCATTATTGCTGAGAGTGTTTTGTTCAAATGGCCGACACAACAGCTTAGCGGAATACAGACGAGGGAACACCCCCCCTAATGAATTGCAAATTTACACGTG GATGGATGCCACCCTAAGGGAGATTGGTAGTCTGATTCTGGAAGTAAACCCTGACACTCGTAGACGAGGCActgtatttgagttttgtttgGTCTGCCTGGAATCCACCAAGAACATGGGACGTCTAAAAACACTTGGATCAATTACCATTGGTCAGAAGGGTTTTGATGACAACAAAACCCTTGCGCAGTTAGGGTAA